A stretch of DNA from Limnothrix sp. FACHB-406:
CCACGGAGTCGAGGAATATTACATCTATGACCCCGATCGCCATGAACTCAGCGGATTTTTGCGCGGGGCAGCACCGACACCCTGGCTGACCCCGATCGAGTCCATGGAAAATTGGGTGAGTCCGCGCTTGGGCATCCGCTTTGAATTCACCGAAACTGGCCTGAATCTGTTTCAGCCGAACGGTCAGCCCTTTTTGACCTACGCGGAATTGGGCGAGCAACTGGTGAACGAGCGATCGCGCGCCGAAGCCGCCACCCAACGGGCCGAGGAGGAGCGCCAACGGGCAGAACAGGAGCGCCAACGGGCCGATCGCCTGGCGGAACAGTTACGCGCCCTGGGCATCGATCCCGATTGGCCAGCGGACGGGTAAGGCACTTCAGAACAGAATCGGGCCATTTTGGGGGGTGAATGGGCCTCTGCCTATACCATTTGGTTGAAAGAATCGCGGATTCGATCGCGATCGCCCTTGCTCCTGTCTCGTCCTATGTCTGAGTTTGTTGCCGTCGATGCCCCCGCTGCCACCGAGTTCGATCGGGCAATGATGCGCCGTTGTCTAGCGTTGGCGCGTCAGGCCCTGGGGCGCACGGCCCCAAACCCAATGGTGGGTAGCGTGATTGTGCAGGGTACGGAAGTGGTGGGAGAAGGGTTCCATCCCGGCGCGGGCCAGCCCCATGCGGAGGTGTTTGCCTTGCGGGCCGCGGGCGATCGGGCGCGGGGAGCCACCGTGTATGTCAGCCTTGAACCCTGCAATCACTACGGCCGCACGCCGCCCTGTTCCAAGGCGCTGGTGGCAGCGGGCGTGGCCAAGGTGGTGATTGGGACGGTGGATCCGAACCCACAGGTGGCGGGCCAAGGGATTGCCACCTTGAATGCGGCGGGCATTGAAACCTTGGTGGGGGTGGAACGGGCCGCGTGCGATCGGCTGAATGAGCCGTTTTTTTATCGAATTCAGCAGGGTCGGCCCCTGGGCATTTTGAAATATGCCATGACCCTGGATGGCAAAATTGCCACCACCCACGGCCACAGCGCTTGGGTGACCGATGAGCGGGCCCGGGCGGAGGTGCATCACCTGCGGGCCGGTTGCGATGCGGTAATTGTGGGGGGGAACACGGTGCGGCGCGATAACCCCAAGCTCACCAGCCACGGCCTGGAAAGTCACGATCCGCTGCGGGTGGTGATGACCCGGCGACTGGAGTTGCCCCAAACCACGGCGGATGGTCGAATTTTGCACCTGTGGGAGCCGTCGGAAGCGCCAACTTTGGTGTTGACTTTGCCGGGGGCAAATCCGGAAATGCAAGCTTGGCTGCGCGATCGGGGTGTTGAGGTGCAGGAAGTGCCCGACCTGTCGCCGGCCCGGGCGATCAAGGTGTTGAATCAGCGGCAATTTCTATCGGTGTTGTGGGAATGTGGCGGGGCCCTGTCGGCCCAGGCGATCGCCGATGGATCGGTGCAAAAAATCCTGGCGTTTATTGCGCCCAAAATTGTCGGCGGCGTGGCAGCTCCGTCCCCGGTGGGCGATTTGGGGCTGACGCAAATGGGCGACGCGATTGCCCTGGAGCGGGTCACCTGGCGATCGGTGGGCCAAGACTTCGCGATCGAGGGCTACTTGCGTCCCCTCAAAAAAACCGATTAGGGGTGCATCCCTTCCGCCGCCGCCCAACCCAGCAACTCCGCCTCATCCTCGATCGCCACTTCCACGTAGGCCTTGAGTTGCCCCAGGTTGCCACCCGCCAGGGTCAGCGCCGCCATCAACACTTGCTCCGTGTGGGCTGTGGCGGCCGGGTCTTGGGGATAGTTCACCAAAATTCCCAGCACGGTTTCTTGCTGTTCGATCGGGAACTGGGCTTTGACGTAATCTCGAATCGCTT
This window harbors:
- a CDS encoding Uma2 family endonuclease; this encodes MIAQLDPQTPPAVIYPDSDGQPMADNTQQFRWITVIQGNLDWIFAQNDQVFVAGDLLWYPVEGDNKTRQAPDVMVVFGVAKGDRGSYMQWREGNIAPQVVFEILSPGNRLAEMLKKQTFYDRHGVEEYYIYDPDRHELSGFLRGAAPTPWLTPIESMENWVSPRLGIRFEFTETGLNLFQPNGQPFLTYAELGEQLVNERSRAEAATQRAEEERQRAEQERQRADRLAEQLRALGIDPDWPADG
- the ribD gene encoding bifunctional diaminohydroxyphosphoribosylaminopyrimidine deaminase/5-amino-6-(5-phosphoribosylamino)uracil reductase RibD, which produces MSEFVAVDAPAATEFDRAMMRRCLALARQALGRTAPNPMVGSVIVQGTEVVGEGFHPGAGQPHAEVFALRAAGDRARGATVYVSLEPCNHYGRTPPCSKALVAAGVAKVVIGTVDPNPQVAGQGIATLNAAGIETLVGVERAACDRLNEPFFYRIQQGRPLGILKYAMTLDGKIATTHGHSAWVTDERARAEVHHLRAGCDAVIVGGNTVRRDNPKLTSHGLESHDPLRVVMTRRLELPQTTADGRILHLWEPSEAPTLVLTLPGANPEMQAWLRDRGVEVQEVPDLSPARAIKVLNQRQFLSVLWECGGALSAQAIADGSVQKILAFIAPKIVGGVAAPSPVGDLGLTQMGDAIALERVTWRSVGQDFAIEGYLRPLKKTD